A window of the Cucurbita pepo subsp. pepo cultivar mu-cu-16 chromosome LG01, ASM280686v2, whole genome shotgun sequence genome harbors these coding sequences:
- the LOC111805469 gene encoding uncharacterized protein LOC111805469, protein MTRAALFQLLRSQSKNLSQRNLHSGYHLQSSSALIDKTCGRTSSFVSRLSAVQKRWASQATTREDESKISIGPRRGQEGEEDEKDVAYVGPISSTIKKVKLLSLSTCCLSVSLGPVITFMTSPDMNVILKGAVASTVIFFSATTTGVLHWFVSPYVHKIRWKPGSDSFEVEIMSWLATYIPRTIRFADIRPPETNRPFVTFKANGSFYFVDQEHCQNKALLARLTPQQQESAFKNL, encoded by the coding sequence GTTATCATCTTCAAAGTTCATCTGCGTTGATCGATAAAACTTGTGGACGCACGAGCAGCTTTGTTTCGCGTCTGAGTGCAGTTCAGAAGAGATGGGCATCTCAAGCTACAACAAGAGAGGATGAAAGCAAGATCAGCATTGGACCACGCAGAGGACAAGAAGGCGAGGAAGATGAAAAGGATGTTGCTTATGTCGGACCAATCTCGTCGACCATCAAGAAAGTTAAGCTTCTATCTCTATCTACATGCTGCCTCTCCGTGTCGCTTGGCCCGGTCATAACCTTCATGACATCCCCTGACATGAATGTCATCCTGAAAGGTGCTGTTGCTTCAACTGTAATATTCTTCAGCGCTACCACCACCGGGGTGCTTCACTGGTTCGTGAGCCCTTACGTTCATAAAATTAGATGGAAACCAGGTTCAGACAGTTTCGAGGTCGAGATTATGTCGTGGCTGGCAACGTACATTCCTCGAACAATCCGGTTTGCAGATATTCGACCACCCGAAACCAATCGTCCTTTTGTGACATTCAAGGCTAATGGGAGCTTCTACTTTGTAGACCAAGAGCACTGCCAGAACAAGGCATTGTTGGCCAGACTGACTCCTCAGCAACAGGAGTCGGCTTTTAAAAACTTGTAA